CGATCCGGTACACATATGTtctgagaaagagaaagagtttGGTTGATTTAACTACATGTGTATTATGTTTAATTACTactgttaactagcattttagttagcaatagttatacctacgctctccgtcttggcacagctaccagaacaacaactttgttttctttcttttttttttattcaaactttaTTGAAAAATGTGGACATGGAAAGAACATCTTCTGTCCATCTTAACAGGCTACGTTCTAAAAGAGCAAGGGGGTTactaggaaaacaaaaaacaagcaaaacactttatacaaatattttgtaaagcttCCAGAGGTAATATGATCTAACATCTTCTTTGTTTATACAGGTAGAGATGGAAACAATGTCTTGTTTACTATTGGCAGCCAGCTCAAAAAAAAGCTTGGCTTCTTTTTCCCAATCTTTGATTTAGGTAAAtacaatttggttaaaataataattaaatgtatCGGGTAATACTCTGAATAAAGCTTTCTATCATGTTGAGTGAATCCAAAACATTTTCccaatgtaatgtaaattgaGGGTAAATATGAACAGCTGATTATCGTCTCCAAGGTTTCTCGGTACGTCGGCAAGACCAAAATAAACGTAACAGTGTTTCGTTTAGTTCTCCACAAACGGTCCAGCTGAtattaatgtcttttttcattttctctagaTGTTTAGTTGGGAAGAATCTGTGAAAGAACAACTTTCAGACACCTTGCTCACGTCACAGCTACGTCACCAAGCTCTGTCGGAGGCTGCGCAGTagcgctcagccatcaccggaaaagtgctccGTCCGGAGCATAGACCGTTAAGATATGGTCCGGAGCAACGGGAGcggttggtccatttctttaactgtctatggacaACACTCCCCTGTCGAAGTTTACGCACTATGCCAATCAGTACGTAGCGCACGACGTACTGCGTGTTAGTGCACTACGTAAGTGCGCAGTTTGAGACACACTGGAGTTACTAATgatagtgttttcttttcttttttaagctaATTGTACCCAATCTCGTTAAATGCTAACGAAAGCTAACGCTGCAACGATAAAAAAagacgttaacgttagcttttgCCGGTTATAAAACACTTACCAGCCCCATTGAAATGCTTGTCAGACTTATGAACGATGTACTTGGTACGTGTAGTTTCTTCCAAAGTTTTTACGAAGTTTTCCACAGCCCCTTTGGACCGGAGAACCGTAGCTGCCTCAGCCATGGTGGATGCTAGAATGGAGGGTCCGGAGGCCTGAGGAGGCCTGGCCCgcctctgattggttcatcTGCTGGTTAGGTTTAGCCGTGAGATGTAAGATTGGTTAAGGTTTTGTTACCGGATctgggtaagccaatcagaggcagagtagggcgggacatGCCGTCGCACGTCCTTCCGGACCATCTATTCTAGCAGCAACCGGCCTCAACCAATAACtgtgtaaaataatattttaacagTCATTTAACGTCAACCCATGATCAACCCTTAGTATTATAGAAATTAACAACTTATAATATTCAACAAACAGATTttcaaacattaacacactgtaataaattaaaattgttttatgcAAACTCTTATTATACCTGAACTTCTATAATAGAAAATTATAATAGAGAACAAATAAATTCTTAAGATTTCACTCCATAGTTTGACAGTTGTATTACTTTTAGTATTAtctattatattatgtattaagTGTATGTTTGAGTCTTGATACATTCTTTGTAttcacataaaaacagtaaCGTTCAAATTCAATGTTATATTTctcatgttcaaaatgtaaaaagaaattcatatacaacattttaatatttagatcAGTTTTAAACAATATGTTATGTTTCATTCAAgtccaaaaagtaataaatgtgttaaaagaTTGTAGTTCATCCccgttttttatttattatttatatttaaaaatatatatatatatatatatatatatatatatatatatatttctcttATCTATCTAATTaaccatctatctatccatcgatccacacacacacacacgtgtaaataacactaaataaagaaataaagaaataaatacgTAATGACGCAGAGGAACGTCATGCTCGGCGTGCCCAGCGTAGCGTAACGCGTCATAACTTCCAACACAACCGCCGCTTCCTGGCCGGCCCGGGCAGCGCCTCAGGCCCCGCGCCGACACTGAACCGTTATTCGCACGTTATCATTCACCGGTGCAAACACACCACCTCCGCGGCTCGGTCGGTGAGGAGTGGCCGCCGGTATGAGTGAGAGGAACGGCTGAAACCTTTAGAGAAGTCCCGGGACCCGCTGCTCGGTGAGTATTTGTTTGAGTTTTGGGAGTTTAAAGGGCTCCTTTACTAGaaactgatttgttttgtgttcgGAATGAATCACTGTCAGTTATTTGTTCGTCGGTCTCAACGGAGAAGTTAGTTTTAAACGTTTGagtgttttttccttttgatataaaagtaaatattagCGATACGCAGGATACTTAATGACTTGTGTTGAAAGCTTTGTTCATGTGGAGCTTCTGTTCGGACATCACGTAGACCGGTTTCCGTTTGTTAATCCGTGTCTCCTCCATCAACACCGACTGACACGTCCACTGACACGGTACTGACACGGTACCGACCTGCTGCCATCATCTTATTAAAGCAAGAGGGTCTGACATATCCTCCCTTTCCCTCCTTTCTCCACACAGACCACCAGCAACAATGAGCAGTAtcagtggtgaaatgtaaccaagtacatttactcaagtacgtAATTTGAGGTTTGtgtattttacttgagtatgTTGTAGTATGTTACTTTACTTATTGTACATATTACTAATACATAGctacatattgtattttttactctactacatttgtctgacagctttatttccttttcagatgacatttttttcatcccATTCCTTAAAGTGTTCCTTAAACCTCTTTCTTAAGCTaaataatgtctttaaaaagCTTCTTAAATCAGTTAAGGACAGCaggctgtttttctgacaacaCGAAAAGTTGACTTTTTAGAGATACatggttctcacaggacagcgACGCTATAAACATGAATGATGATGTTCTAGACCATGATGCATTGTTGTAGATTAAAGTACCCCAACAGTATTTAAAGGAGTTAAAATGAGTACAAccttaaacatctacagcagttaAATGCATCATAAATATTAATGCGGCAGGAATATTGATCCAGAAACATCAGAACAGGAAATCATCAACGGGGGACATTATACTGCCCAATGAGtacttttaaattacattttgctgataatacatacttttacaagtaaatctgaatacttcttccacaactGGCGGTGAGTTGCTTCACAGTCATTTACCTCCACCGTCAACAGTGAAAGGCAGTTTAGATGAATTTGTGTGTCCTGTCCACAGCGTTGGGGAAAGGCTGAGGCGTAGCGGCCGTGGTGATGGTGTTGGACTCAGGGGAAGTCTTCATGGATCAGGTTGAGGGTGAAGGTGTTGGGCGCAGCAGGGACCTGCTGGAGCAAGATGTCCGAGCAGATCCACCCAAAACCGCCACAACGTCCAAACCGACTGCCAAGAGGAGCAATGTTGCCAAGAAAGGTAAAGAGACCGTGTCCCACAACGGACTCCCGGCCCAGACGAACAGCAGCCCGGATGTCCAGAGGTGGACATCATCATCCTCCAAAGGCGGGGCCACACCCAGACCGCCGCTCCCCCGCCCCCACAGCCTGGAGATAACGCCCCAGCGCCTGCGAGGGTCCCTGGAGCAGATGGGAGACAGGCGGATCATACAGCCTCCATGGCGCAGTGGTTTGGCCGCTCCCTCGCCCCCAACACGCAGCCTGACCAGCCCCAGCCTGGGCGCAGGCGGCTGGATGCGCCGCAGCGAGAGCTCCTGCTCCGTCAACTATTCCAGCGGGCTTCGGGCTGGCAAGGGCCAAATGCGACCTGCCACCTCTCTGCCACACATAGCTAAGGGGGCGACGGGCAGGACGCCGCCTGCACCCTCCAGGCCCTGTCTGCTCGTCGCTCTCAGGCCCCTGAACCTGGACCAGGAGAAGCAGACTTTCTTCCAGTCCGACTACAAGTACGAGCCTCAGTTTGAGTACGCACAGCCGGAGCTGAGGAGTGTGTTGGAGAAGTACCAAGAGGGCTCAGGCCTCTTTCTGGAACAGGTACAGTACCAAACCTCTACGGATCATCTGTGAGTTCACATGATGGCAGTCTGGCATTGCCAGCTCTTATCTCACAGCTCTATGGAGTAACGTTTGGCTacaccacagaaaaaaaaatcactctgggttgttttattctttaaaccaatcacaatcttcatgGGTGGCGCTAAGTTACAGATGCAGAGATGGTGGCTCTGCAAGATAGTCTCAGGAgggaacttattttggtggaatatTTGCAGCCCGCAAAAGAAAAGTCACATAAAATCAATGAAGGGCAACTGTTGACACAGTACAGTAACGTGAggtatttaaattagctgatacatGTTTTAACCTCATTAGCTCTCACCAGTGTATCTCCctgtgtacttcgtccacagcaatcccaccaatcggcCCCAAAATgccccagttagagaggaaatgccgtAAACACATTCTctataaatctttacaatctttccccaaaaacaacaagcagGCCTGGCTTGCTGCACGATCCAATTTTTgttaaaacttgccattttcagcgtgtagcttgttGACTCAAAGGCTGTTTTCTGAAGCGAAGGGATTATGAGAACGGCATCACACGCGTGATGTCAGGCAGATGTCCCTGAAAGGTACTACCGTTGTCCCGGACTAACAAGAGGGTGTTTCTGTTTAACTGCAGGCGGTTGGAATCATGGAGTGCGTCCTGAGGAAGTTTGGCTCCTATGAGGACTTTGAGGTGGTGACAGGCGGCAGCATCCTCCCTAAAAGTCAAGTTTGGGCTGCTGTACGCAAATATCTGCAGAAAGAAGGCTGCGTGGGAGAGGTGAGTGACCCAATCAATCAAGTTCAATCAGATACACAACAACTCCACGCAAAAAGTATAAATAACTCAGTCCAACAACCTACCACTAAGCCAAACTGACTGGCACTTATAACCTGCAACTCCCCTCAAAATAACCGGGAAGTAACCATAACACAGTTCACAGTATTACCAGTCTAATTTCCCACTAAACCAAACAATAGCTGCAGTCTGTCACAGGGAGTAGCAACAAACATCCTCAAAATGGGCCAAATGACCAGTTAGGCTAAATTAGACTTAAACTAATTTACTCCTACCACTCTAACGAGCTCCCACTTGTCACAAACAGGCTCACAGCTTGTGACAAAGAGGAGAGTCCAGACAGCTAAAGTGCCAATGAAAGAATAactatttacaaaaaacatgagGTGTGGTGCATAGATAGGATCAGTGGTGTGTATGGATGAGTGAGgaatggatggatgtatggCGACTGCAACAATATTGCCAAAACAAACCCAAAGATGTGAGATGTGGCGCCATGGAGAGTGACTGACAAAATGAGCCATAGCTGTAGATATAGCCTTGGTTGAGGTGTATATTGAGGCATAGCTGTAGATATAGCCTTGGTTGAGGTGTATATTGAGGCATAGCTGTAGATATAGCCTTGGTTGAGGTGTATATTGAGGCATAGCTGTAGATGTAGCCTTGGTTGAGGTGTATATTGAGGCACAGCCAGGTGTCAGTCCATTAGCCCAAAGGACACTCTCTCAGGAAGGCCATTGACACCAACAGCA
The Etheostoma cragini isolate CJK2018 chromosome 1, CSU_Ecrag_1.0, whole genome shotgun sequence genome window above contains:
- the LOC117938441 gene encoding uncharacterized protein KIAA0895-like, which gives rise to MVLDSGEVFMDQVEGEGVGRSRDLLEQDVRADPPKTATTSKPTAKRSNVAKKGKETVSHNGLPAQTNSSPDVQRWTSSSSKGGATPRPPLPRPHSLEITPQRLRGSLEQMGDRRIIQPPWRSGLAAPSPPTRSLTSPSLGAGGWMRRSESSCSVNYSSGLRAGKGQMRPATSLPHIAKGATGRTPPAPSRPCLLVALRPLNLDQEKQTFFQSDYKYEPQFEYAQPELRSVLEKYQEGSGLFLEQAVGIMECVLRKFGSYEDFEVVTGGSILPKSQVWAAVRKYLQKEGCVGEVVVRLSDELLSQAVMVVESCRPTLTINLAGARQHWLEGMLRHEIGTHYLRGVNNNLQPWSTSEGRKQFGLRPANPTEEGLASLHSVLLRKQPYLWRAALLYYTVYHATSMSFSRLFSHIARFVQDPDVRWEYCLRAKRGQTDTSQPGCFSKDQVYLDGILRILRHRRTIDFKMLTSLGKVSFEDVERLRPLAVLPRTRIPHFMRDPERYLRYLDHIVAVNELDDSTLQRLLP